TTGATTTAACTGACTGATGGCCGCGTCATCGACAAAAGCGATGCTGAGCTCACTATGCTCTGGGAAGTTAAACACTTCTGCCGCTCGTGCCGCGACACGGTGCAGTAGATCGTCAATAGCGCTGGGGAGTGATAGTTGGTCTTGTTCGTTGCTCCATAGTACCTGCATCGAGCATCATTCCTCCTTGCTGCTCTGGGTATTCAATCCGCCGGTGAAAGATCCCTGTGAGGTGGCTTATAAAAGCCGAACCGATTTTATCGATATCTCTTAACGTAAGTTCACTTTCATCTAGCTGGCCAGCATGTAGCTTATCGCGCAGTAGGGAGCGCACCCTTTGTTCTATTTTAAGTGGTGTTGGGGCGGTCATCGCCCGTACGGCGGCTTCAACTACATCGGCCAACATCACGATGGCCGCTTCTTTGCTCCTTGGTCGCGGCCCTTCGTAACGGAAGTCGTCTTCTTTGGTATCGTGGTCGGCCTTTTGCGCCTTGTTATAAAAATACTGTACGACTGAGGTGCCATGATGTTCGCGTAGAATATCAATTATTACTTCGGGCAACTTGTGTTGACGCGCTAACTTAACTCCGTCCTTTACATGGCTAGTAATAATTAGTGCACTTAAATGAGGCGAGTAATCGTCGTGGGGGTTTTCGGCCACCAGTTGGTTTTCAATAAAGAAGTAAGGTCGCTCTACTTTACCTGCATCGTGGTAGTAGGCTCCGACCCTAGTGCGCAGGGGGTCGGCACCAACTTGCAGGGCAGCTGACTCTGCCAAATTAGCTACAATCAAACTATGGTGGTAGGTGCCCGGGGCCTCAATGAGCAGGCGCCTCAGTAAGGGATGCTGCGGATTGGCCAGCTCGGCTAATTTGATGCTTGAAACCACCCCAAAGGCGTTCTCTAAGAAGGGCAAGGTACCGATGGTAAGAATGGCGGAGAGCAAGCCATTAGTGAGGCCAAAGAAGGTGTCTCGCAGTGCTAGCTGTAGTACGTCACCTGATAAAAGAGCAAAGGCAGCCACCGTCACGGCATTGACGCCGCCGACTACGAGCCCGCTCTGCACGAGGCTGCGCCTAAGCTCACTACTAGACACGGCATAGATACCAGCAGCCGAACCAAGCAGCGCCACCACGAAAAACCGCGGTTCAAACCCGGTAAAACCGGCCACCAAGAGGCTTAGCGCCACACCAATGCCGATGCCAACTCTGGCATCGACTAGGACGGCAATGAGCATGCTGGCGGCGGCCACCGGCATCAAGTAGCCCGTTACCCCGGCGAGAGCAAAAGAAATAAAGGCTACACCTAGGCAGATGACGGCAATCAGCCCTAGCTGCGCGGTGGAGGCGTAGACAGCACGATAGTGAAAGTACAGATAGGCTAAGGGAAAGAGCAGTATTAAGAGAACTAGCAGCATTACGCCCGCTATGGCGCGAAAATTAAAGCCCGTGCGCAGTAGGCCGAGGTCGCTCAGCAGGGTAATCTCTCTCGTCGTAGCTATTTCACCCTGGCCAATGATTTTTTGGCCCTTCTGCAAGAAAATAGGGCTCACAAGCCTTGCTGCCGCTTCTCTCTCGCGCTCGGTAGCGACCTCGTTCAGGCGCAAATTAGGCGTCATAAGCGGGGGAACTAGGGCTGCCAGTAGGCCCCGCTCATCACTACTAAGGGGCGTCTCGCGCAAGGCCTCGCGCAGGCGTGATCGCGCTAGCTCCATGCCGTCCTCTTTGATGCCTAGCCTGTAGAGAGGCTCTAGTACCTGCGTTAACTCGAGCAGGAGATCTTGTCGAGCGACCGCATCGACCCTGAACCCGATCTTAATGATGTTCTCAGGCAAGGCTAGGGGTAACTGCGCCCGCGCCGCCTCTAGGCGGGCGGCCTCGGACATGTCTGCGGCGGCAATTGTTGCCAAACGCACTAGGGTGTCTTCGACCTTGTCGAGCACCTCGGTCACGGCTGCATTGTCTTGATCGTAGACTTCGCCAACAGCGGCCCTAGCGTTCTGCCTGAGGGCTTCTGTAGTGTACCTGTCTTCAACCCGTCGTGGTGCGCCGACAAAAGAGAGGCTGGCCTGCCCCACTCGCAGTGGGACGCTATCTGGTACTAATGTCGCTGTGAGCATGGCTGCGCAGGAGACGAACACTACCCCCAACAAAGTATAGCGATAGGCCTTGTTCTGCTCCACAAAGCGATGCCACAAAAGCGTGAGATATGACACTTAATCACCTTCCCGTTGGGAACTCTCTCCATAAGCCTGGATAATCTTCTGCACTAGGGTGTGCCTGACTACATCTTGATAGGTGAGGTAGACAAAGGAGATTCCCTCTATACCTGCTAAGACGGCACGGGCGTCATCTAGCCCCGAAAGCTTACCCCTAGGCAAATCAATTTGGGTCACGTCACCAGTGACGATAGCGCGCGAGCCAAAACCCAAACGCGTTAAGAACATTTTCATCTGTTCGGGCGAGGTGTTTTGCGCCTCATCCAAGATAACATAGGCGTCGTCTAGAGTGCGCCCGCGCATGTAAGCTAGGGGCGCAACTTCAATTACGCCTTTTTCCATGTGCTTGGTAAAGGTCTCAATACCCAAGATGTCAAATAGGGCATCATAGAGGGGACGCAGGTAGGGGTCGACTTTATCTTGTAGGTCGCCCGGTAAGAAACCGAGTTTCTCGCCGGCCTCGACGGCGGGGCGCGTGAGCACTAAGCGGCTTACTTCGCGCGCCTTGAGAGCAGCCACGGCATGGGCCATGGCGAGATATGTTTTGCCTGTGCCGGCCGGGCCGATGCCAAAAACAATGTCATGCTTGCGCAGGGCCTCTACATATTGTTTCTGCCCGAGTGTCTTTGGCTTTACCTGTTTGCCGC
The Bacillota bacterium DNA segment above includes these coding regions:
- a CDS encoding PhoH family protein yields the protein MQIIEEGICIEAKAVKLVIRDNSEAAALLGLHDEHVKAIEAVFPVGIYCKDNELLITGARENVRKVEDVVRGMLELLRSGGSLSLGDVTYLLRLAEAPQGIKMSELVNGLVVQTFRGKQVKPKTLGQKQYVEALRKHDIVFGIGPAGTGKTYLAMAHAVAALKAREVSRLVLTRPAVEAGEKLGFLPGDLQDKVDPYLRPLYDALFDILGIETFTKHMEKGVIEVAPLAYMRGRTLDDAYVILDEAQNTSPEQMKMFLTRLGFGSRAIVTGDVTQIDLPRGKLSGLDDARAVLAGIEGISFVYLTYQDVVRHTLVQKIIQAYGESSQREGD
- a CDS encoding HDIG domain-containing protein; the encoded protein is MSYLTLLWHRFVEQNKAYRYTLLGVVFVSCAAMLTATLVPDSVPLRVGQASLSFVGAPRRVEDRYTTEALRQNARAAVGEVYDQDNAAVTEVLDKVEDTLVRLATIAAADMSEAARLEAARAQLPLALPENIIKIGFRVDAVARQDLLLELTQVLEPLYRLGIKEDGMELARSRLREALRETPLSSDERGLLAALVPPLMTPNLRLNEVATEREREAAARLVSPIFLQKGQKIIGQGEIATTREITLLSDLGLLRTGFNFRAIAGVMLLVLLILLFPLAYLYFHYRAVYASTAQLGLIAVICLGVAFISFALAGVTGYLMPVAAASMLIAVLVDARVGIGIGVALSLLVAGFTGFEPRFFVVALLGSAAGIYAVSSSELRRSLVQSGLVVGGVNAVTVAAFALLSGDVLQLALRDTFFGLTNGLLSAILTIGTLPFLENAFGVVSSIKLAELANPQHPLLRRLLIEAPGTYHHSLIVANLAESAALQVGADPLRTRVGAYYHDAGKVERPYFFIENQLVAENPHDDYSPHLSALIITSHVKDGVKLARQHKLPEVIIDILREHHGTSVVQYFYNKAQKADHDTKEDDFRYEGPRPRSKEAAIVMLADVVEAAVRAMTAPTPLKIEQRVRSLLRDKLHAGQLDESELTLRDIDKIGSAFISHLTGIFHRRIEYPEQQGGMMLDAGTMEQRTRPTITPQRY